In Anopheles gambiae chromosome 2, idAnoGambNW_F1_1, whole genome shotgun sequence, a single window of DNA contains:
- the LOC133391422 gene encoding histidine-rich glycoprotein-like: MYKRSLAAKGSVSVVRSVVSGEQQRANRNKMVRKATLCLLLVISCVVLVTQARPHGKEWKHGGGKDHHSEEHSSHGEKGEKGYKKKEEHDEGKKGHHDKEGHKKEYHDEGGHKKKHHDEGGYHHESKKGEKGEKGHKFEESGHFKKGHSTKGHHEIHKKDEFKKEKKFFDEDHDEAFDEKHGDFHEEHGYKKGGSEKGGHKKAGHHHDHYGKKGHKKKGSHHHDHKGHKEEHGHDKHWSHKEDFGKKGGKDHHKKWGHKKGGH; encoded by the coding sequence ATGTATAAAAGATCACTTGCAGCCAAGGGTAGTGTATCAGTAGTGCGATCAGTAGTCAGTGGTGAACAACAGCGTGCGAACAGGAACAAAATGGTGCGGAAAGCAACGTTATGCTTGCTGCTGGTGATAAGCTGCGTGGTGCTGGTGACGCAAGCCCGCCCCCACGGCAAGGAGTGGAAGCACGGCGGTGGCAAGGACCACCATTCGGAGGAGCATTCGTCGCACGGCGAGAAGGGCGAAAAGGGATacaagaagaaggaggagcACGACGAGGGCAAGAAGGGCCACCACGATAAGGAGGGCCACAAGAAGGAGTACCACGACGAGGGCGGCCACAAGAAGAAGCACCACGACGAGGGCGGCTATCATCACGAGAGCAAGAAGGGCGAGAAGGGCGAGAAGGGGCACAAGTTCGAGGAGAGCGGCCACTTCAAAAAGGGACACTCGACGAAGGGCCACCACGAGATCCACAAGAAGGACGAGTtcaagaaggagaaaaagttCTTCGACGAGGATCACGACGAGGCGTTCGATGAGAAGCATGGCGATTTCCACGAGGAGCATGGATACAAGAAGGGTGGCTCGGAGAAGGGCGGACACAAGAAGGCGGGCCATCACCATGACCACTATGGCAAGAAGGGCCACAAGAAGAAGGGCTCGCACCATCACGACCACAAGGGACACAAGGAGGAGCACGGGCACGATAAGCACTGGAGCCACAAGGAGGACTTTGGCAAGAAGGGCGGCAAGGACCATCACAAGAAGTGGGGTCACAAGAAGGGAGGCCACTAG
- the LOC1281547 gene encoding uncharacterized protein LOC1281547, whose product MADSRERIRAPPRDGREGFTSPRQVLRRLMLLSEGRQYREAATVVGRLGPSVLRSVVAELPMDILIEALPHSTYLLESFFNRLNAVVATPRPDVPCEAIMWHLVKLFSNPHETGLRQRCMKLAQAIGIWQPSLRESLLARRKQLDQAIQGLGVHGLTADQTGSLISLHVALKNELQRHIDTYKAAIHKLEELSPVTAHQDPAQSSHQRLLAIGYGDIQQRLIDNKTLLTMLDKPALKQLAQLVENLSQRVQNDKEVLFCVGQIRRTDATANTEERPAAGLLMNYSRGCDTVLGLMGPIATLPPSSPTSNGCSSGGSDGYHSDSDIDETNSELVRQYSVMYSKNRIDTLDSLNALPQLKHAHQLKAKILFSIIVLAFRACHGLKERKVLEVRRTLFVLDANDDSTATLDRAVRQQLKETADRFPMGDVERQVANQVLSTLHEYPCLEACIPLIHYISDCVRLAWRMVNQTNPYYLDTDFTLGLLQPEKHERYPISEKRSDIIRAFLWPALMQNGHCVYKAVVAT is encoded by the exons ATGGCGGACAGTCGCGAAAGAATTCGTGCCCCACCACGGGACGGGCGCGAAGGGTTCACCAGCCCGCGGCAGGTGCTCCGGCGGCTGATGCTGCTGTCGGAGGGCAGACAGTACCGGGAGGCTGCCACCGTCGTCGGACGCCTCGGACCGTCCGTGCTGCGCTCGGTTGTGGCCGAGCTGCCGATGGACATCCTGATCGAGGCGCTGCCTCACAGTACCTACCTGCTCGAGTCCTTCTTCAACCG ACTAAATGCCGTTGTGGCCACCCCACGTCCGGACGTCCCGTGCGAGGCGATCATGTGGCATCTGGTGAAGCTGTTCAGCAATCCGCACGAGACGGGCCTGCGGCAGCGATGCATGAAGCTCGCCCAAGCCATCGGTATCTGGCAGCCGTCCCTCAGGGAGTCGCTGCTCGCCCGCCGCAAACAGCTCGATCAAGCCATCCAAGGGCTGGGTGTGCACGGACTTACGGCAGATCAAACCGGCAGTCTTATCTCGCTGCACGTGGCGCTCAAGAATGAGCTCCAGCGGCACATCGACACGTACAAGGCGGCGATTCACAAGCTGGAGGAGCTGAGTCCGGTTACCGCCCATCAGGATCCTGCTCAATCGTCCCACCAGCGCCTGCTGGCGATCGGGTACGGGGACATTCAGCAGCGCCTGATCGACAACAAAACGTTGCTAACGATGCTAGACAAACCGGCGCTCAAGCAGCTGGCCCAGCTGGTGGAGAACCTGTCGCAGCGGGTACAGAACGACAAGGAGGTACTGTTTTGTGTGGGACAGATCCGTCGCACTGATGCGACGGCTAATACCGAGGAACGACCGGCGGCCGGGTTGCTGATGAACTACTCGCGCGGATGTGACACGGTGTTGGGACTGATGGGACCGATCGCCACACTGCCTCCGAGCAGTCCTACCAGCAAtggatgcagcagcggtggcagTGATGGCTACCATTCCGATTCTGACATTGATGAGACGAA TTCCGAGTTGGTACGACAGTACAGCGTGATGTACAGCAAAAATCGTATCGACACACTGGACTCGCTGAACGCACTACCGCAGCTCAAGCACGCCCATCAGCTCAAGGCAAAGATACTGTTCTCCATCATCGTG CTTGCCTTCCGTGCCTGCCACGGCCTGAAAGAGCGCAAGGTGCTCGAGGTACGCCGCACACTGTTCGTGCTGGACGCAAACGACGATTCGACGGCCACGCTCGATCGGGCAGTGCGGCAGCAGCTGAAGGAGACGGCCGACCGGTTCCCGATGGGCGACGTCGAGCGACAGGTCGCCAACCAGGTGCTGTCCACGCTGCACGAGTACCCCTGCCTGGAGGCTTGCATACCGCTCATCCACTACATCAGCGACTGCGTGCGATTAGCGTGGCGCATGGTGAACCAAACCAACCCGTACTATC